One stretch of Meriones unguiculatus strain TT.TT164.6M chromosome 7, Bangor_MerUng_6.1, whole genome shotgun sequence DNA includes these proteins:
- the LOC110540994 gene encoding olfactory receptor 2AP1-like: MANHTSVTEFILLGLTSDVNLQAVLLLFLLLTYILSIMGNSAIILLTLLDYRLQTPMYFFLRNFAVLEISFTSVFVPKMLVNIGTGVKTISFAGCFTQYFFAILLGATEFYLLAAMSYDRYAAICRPLHYTTIMSRRLCFQLVLSSWFSGFMVVVVPHAMTLQLNFCASNIINHYCCDSTILLHLSCSDTHFIEVIQFLLAAVTLILTLLLVILSYAHIIRTILRIPSAQQRKKAFSTCSSHMIVVSLSYGSCIFMYINPSVKDAANFNKKVAVLNTSVAPLLNPFIYTLRNKQVKIAFKDMLSKIISFFKK, translated from the coding sequence ATGGCAAACCACACATCAGTGACAGAATTCATTCTTCTTGGATTGACAAGTGATGTCAACCTTCAAGCTGTGCTTCTTCTCTTTTTGCTCCTAACTTATATCTTAAGTATCATGGGAAACTCAGCCATCATTCTCTTGACCCTACTGGATTACCGCCTCCAGACGCCTATGTATTTCTTCCTCCGAAATTTTGCAGTTTTGGAGATATCTTTTACTTCTGTCTTTGTTCCCAAAATGCTAGTCAATATTGGAACTGGAGTCAAAACTATTTCCTTTGCTGGTTGCTTTACACAGTATTTTTTTGCAATCCTTCTGGGAGCAACCGAATTTTATCTCTTAGCAGCTATGTCCTATGACCGCTATGCCGCCATTTGCAGACCCCTGCATTACACAACTATCATGAGCAGAAGACTTTGCTTTCAATTAGTTTTAAGTTCTTGGTTCTCAGGTTTTATGGTTGTTGTTGTTCCACATGCAATGACTCTTCAGTTGAATTTCTGTGCATCCAACATTATCAATCATTACTGCTGTGACTCCACTATTTTGCTGCATTTATCCTGTTCAGACACACACTTCATAGAAGTGATCCAATTCCTTCTGGCTGCTGTGACCCTCATCTTAACCTTGCTGTTGGTGATTCTCTCCTATGCACATATCATCAGGACCATTTTGAGGATCCCCTCTgctcaacagagaaagaaagcttTTTCTACGTGTTCTTCACACATGATAGTGGTCTCACTTTCTTATGGAAGCTGTATTTTCATGTATATAAATCCTTCTGTTAAAGATGCAGCAAATTTTAATAAGAAAGTGGCTGTTTTAAATACTTCTGTTGCACCTCTGTTAAACCCATTCATCTACactctcagaaacaaacaagtgaaaataGCCTTCAAAGATATGCTAAGCAAAATAAtaagtttctttaaaaagtaa